ttgcaacagagaaagagtaattcaggCAGGGCTGGCTAtgcgggagaccagagttttattattactcaaatcagtcttgcTGAGCATTTAGGGAGCAgaatttttaaggacaacttggtgggtggtgggtgagccagtgagccaggagtgctgattggtcagagatgaaatcatagggagtcaaagctgtcttcttgcactgagtcagttcctgggtgggagACCATAAGATCAGATTagcagtttattgatctgggtggtgccagctgatccgtCAAGTGCAagatctgcaaaatatctcaagcactgatcttaggagcagtttgaGGGGGTCAGAaccttgtagcctccagctgcatgactcatAAACCATAATTTccaatcttgtggctaatgttagtcctacaaagccTATCTAGACCCCAGGCAAGAAGAACATCTGCCTTGGGAAAAggctgttattgtctttgttttaaactctaaactaaattcctctcaaagttagttcagcctatgcccaggaatgaacaaggacaacttggaggttagaagcaagatggagtcaggtAATTTAgacctctttcactgtctcagtcataattttgcaaagtcAGTTTCATTTGCAATAAAGAGTTTTAGTAGACATAAGGCTGGCCACACCACATGGGAGACAGAGTTagtactcaaatcaatctccctgAAGGCCTGTAGTTAGGggtttttcaaaggcagtttggAGGAAGGGGTGGCCAGGTAATGggtgcttgctgctgattggttgggtcagaaATGAAGTCATAAAATGTCGGAGCTGTCCTCTGGAGCTGAATCTCTCCTGAGTGGGGCCACAGGATGCGGGTTAGCAGGTCCAGGTGGAGCCATTGTTGTCAGATATGCAACAATACttgaaaatatatcttaaaaggCCAATCTACAATAGTGGTGTTATCTGAAGGAGTATCTGGTGACCAGTCCACACCTTAGCAGAATCAGGCTCCTTTTTTCCCACTATTTGATGGCCTTTCATGATCTTTACAAAGGTAGCTGAGTTTTGGATAACCCATATCATCATTTAAACTATAACCTAAATGGCTTCCAAAGTTAGCTCTGCCCAAAagcccaggaataattaaggAAAATGCAAGATGGGGAGGTGggttagatcagatctctttTACTGCCATAATTTTCTTACTAttaaaatttttgcaaaggtggtttcaaaatAGTGACTTTCAATAGAACAGTGGAAGTTATGAagacaaaaaaataccaaaagagaattttaaaactgaaaagtaGAATAACTCAATTGAAAATTTAGATAGGTACCACAATAGTTGACAGTGTcagaagaatcagtgaacttgaagatcaACCAATAGAAATAATCTGTTCCAAAGAATAAAGATGTAAGCAGCCAAGCAAGACCTCAGAGATGTATAGGTCAGTGTGAAGAACACCAACAAATGTGGATGGGAGTCacaaaggagaagggagagagaaaggagctgAAAAAGTATGTGAAAAAATAATGGGAACATCTTTTCAAATGTATTGAAATACATTACTATATAGATCCAAGAAATGTGATGAAACACATCCAGGGGAAGCAAAAAAGATTCATAACTACACACATTGTAATTAAAATGCTGAAATACAGTTACAAAGGGAAAatcttcaagagaaaaaaaaccacTATGTACAAAGATACAATAATGTAGACACTGAATAAGGGTCCGTTATTTCTAATGGAGACTAGAAGACGGTGGAATGGCATACtcaaatgttgaaagaaaaaaatcaacccaaagTTCTATATGCAGCAAAAGTATACCTTAAGAATAAAGCAAACTAAACATATTTCTTTGTCGATAAAGAGTCAAActctctaaaatatttgaagagatttattctgagccaaatgagTGACCGTGGCCCCCAACACaaccctcaggaggtcctgagaacatgtacccaaggtggttggggcgcagcttggttttatacattttagagaggcatgagATGTCAATCaaacacatttaagaaatacattgttttggtccagaaaggtgggacaactcaaagcaggggtgAGGATGGGGGGTGGTGAAGCGGGGGAGGTTCCAGGCTCTAACTAGCATCTCCttgttgacaattggttgagtttgtctaaagacctgggatcaatagaaaataaatgttcaggttaagataaaagactgtggaagaccaaggttcttttgaagtcatatagtggctgcccttagagacaatagattaCAAATATTTCCTATTCAGGTCTTTAAAATGTGCTAGACTCTTCTTTAAGATTGGGAgagcctggaagaaaaagatctggctatgttaatagagattctttacagatgcaaatttttccccacaaaggacagctttgcaAGGCCATTTCAAGATagggcaaagaaacatgttttggggtaaaatattttaattttctgccttgttgCATAATGTTACACCacagtcaggttggaaagtaagtccAAGGATAtgtagggttaaataaaacccatctgatgagaatttatagtttgtagggcatgactccccagactcCTTAGATAGGAActgagacaaggaaaaaaaaatcagagcttagtccttaCCTTGataaacacaaatgaaaagaaattattacttgcagatattcaataaattatctgaaataaatttaagaaaacattgctCAGAATCACATGAAATTATAGAGGACAGTAATTTGAATCCACAAGCAGAAATAAAGGCCTCCAAATAGTAAAGAACtgggaaaaaaatagacacaatgataaaaaaatgtttacttcAATTTCTATGATATTCACTACCAAGTACAAACAAACTATTGTGGTAGATGTCAGAAAGACAGTTACTTTGGTTGGGATGGGGAGGCAGTTATTGAATGGGAAGGTGTACGAGAGAATCATccagaaattttgaaatattctatAGTTTCAGCTGGATAGTGAATATACATAAAACTTTATTCATTCCACATTTAGGATTTCTGCCCTTTATATGTGGtttatttcaatgaaaaaaaaaaatagaaaagccaaACCTagattcttttaaagaaaattggaggcaagaaaaaagaatcagcCAATATTTATGGAAACTCAACTTTATTAAAGACAAGTGCAAAATGTGCCTGGAAAAGTGCTAAAGAACTGTTGAAAAACaggtggaaagaaaaggaaatattataaTATGTCTCTTCTCCAACTGAAGCAACACAGATTTTATCTTGGTTAGTTTTCCTTGAAACACGCAGGATATTTTATGTCCCCTTGCCCACAAGAGAAGCCCTCATCCTCCTGTTGTTGCGCTTAGCATCACTGCACCCACCGGGGGATTTGCATATTGTCCTCTAGGGAGGACCTTCCCTTGTGGGTCTGAGATAAAAGCTCAGCTCTAACCCTTGCCTTGACTGATCAGGACTCCTCAGTTCACCTTCTCACTATGAGGCTCCCTGCTCAGCTCTTGGGGCTAATGCTCTGGGTCCCTGGTAAGGACAGAAGGAGATGTGGGAGGAGAATGGGGTGGGAAGGTAAGCCTGGGGGCCCCACTGCCTTCCATGTGTGTTCTGCCCTGCCCATGTGTTAGATGTACAGGTCTTGTTCTCCAGGATGGGGAATGtgaggtttaaatctgtgagagtGAGGACGATTCAAAAAGAAGCAAGGACCTGTGTGCTCTGGTGAAGATTGTCACACAGAGAAAGGGAGATGGTGTAGGTGACTTCTAGAATCCCCTTTGAGGCTTGCAAATTTGGAATATGTTTAGTGtataaatacaaacaacaaaaaattatatagcctgaaataaaaaatgaaaatttatgaaaaatgacACATGATATTTGTACATATCCTTCcacttctttctatttattttaggaTCCAGTGCAGAGATTGTGATGACCCAGACTCCACTCTCCTTGTCTATCACCCCTGGAGAGCAGGCCTCCAACTCCTGCAGGTCTAGTCAGAGCCTCCTGTATAGTGATGGATACACCTATTTGTATTGGTTTCTGCAGAAAGCCAGGCCAGTCTCCACAGCTCCTGATCTATGAAGTTTCCAACCGGTTCTCTGGAGTGCCAGATAGGTTCAGTGGCAGAGGGTCAGGGACAGATTTCACACTGAAAATCAGCCGGGTGGAGGCTGAGGATGTTGGAGTTTATTACTGCCTGCAAGATGCACAAGATCAGTACACTTTTGGCCAGGGGACCAAGCTGGAGATCAAACGTAAGTACTTTTTTCCACTGATTCTTCACTGTTGCTAGTTAGTTTACTTTGTGTTCCTTTGTGTGGATTTTCATTAGTCAGATGCCAGGGATCTAACAAACTTCATTCCCAGGTTAGGTACAGAGGAGGGGAAATTGTTCCACAGGAGACTAGcttgtggctaatttttaagatttctaaATCAAAATAACTTCATTGGGGGAAAGAGGCTTGCTGAGCTTTCAGGGAGGTTTTTGTAAAGGGAAAAGTTAAGACGAATCACTGTGATTCACTTTCGGCCCTGGGACCAAAGTGGATATCAAACGTAAGTACATCTGTCTCAATTATTCGTGAGATTTTAGTGCCATTGTATCATTTGTGCAAGTTTTGTGATATTTTGGTTAAACAAACCTGGTGACCCAGAAGTAAATAGCAGGACACCAGAAAATGAACTTAAAAAGCTGAGCAAATAGACAAATCATTGGGTTTGAGGGGAGAATAGGATTCATGGGGGAAATGGGGAAGAAATAGCTAGATTTTTCTCTGAACAAGCAGCCTATCTCATATGATTGGCTTCAAGAGAGGTTTTTGTTGAGGGGAAAGGGTGAGATCCCTCACTGTGGCTCACTTTCGGTGGAGGGACCAAGGTGGAGATCAAACGTAAGTGCACTTTCCTAATGCTTTTTCTTATAAGGTTGTAAATTTGGAGCGTTTTTGTGTTTGAGATATTAGCTCAGGTCAATTCCAAAGAGTACCAGATTCTTTCAAAAAGTCAGATGAGTAAGGGATAGAAAATTAGTTCATCTTAAGGAACAGCCAAGCGCTAGCCAGTTAAGTGAGACATCTCAATTGCAAGATTTTCTCTGCATCGGTCAGGTTAGTGATATTAACAGCGAGAAGAGATTTTTGTTAAGGGGAAAGTAATTAAGTTAACACTGTGGATCACCTTCGGCCAAGGGACACGACTGGAGATTAAACGTAAGTAATTTTTCACTATTGTCTTCTGAAATTTGGGTCTGATGGCCAGTATTGACTTTTAGAGGCTTAAATAGGAGTTTGGTAAAGATGGGTAAATGAGGGCATTTAAGATTTGCCATGGGTTGCAAAAGTTAAACTCAGCTTCAAAAATggatttggagaaaaaaagattaaattgcTCTAAACTGAATgacacaaagtaaaaaaaaaaaaagtgtaactaAAAAGGAACCCTTGTATTTCTAAGGAgcaaaagtaaatttatttttgttcactCTTGCCAAATATTGTATTGGTTGTTGCTGATTATGCATGATACAGAaaagtggaaaaatatattttttagtctttctcccttttgtttgataaattattttgccAGACAACTATAAAAATCAATAGCACACCctaagaaaaatcaggaaaaagtgAAGTGTACCTATTTGCTATGTAGGAGAGGCAGCTTACTTGAAAATCAGCAGCAATGTTGTTTTTAGAGTCTGTAATAAGTAATAAACTCAAAAAGACACATTCTATAGGAATAAGGGCTTCACAGATagagctcattttttaaaaatccagtttgtACATTAGACTAAACGTGAAATTATCTCTTATTGTAATGGTGGAAAGGTGGTTATTCCCAAAAGCTCAATCTCAAAGAAAtgtgtttaaatgaaaaaaagtaaataattgcattttttaatgACCGTGGGTCtgtgaaaaaaataggaaatattttaaagagtataTTCTTTCATTATCCTCTGTTATTACTTGTCTACATTTTTATTCTGCCAAGAAGGCCGtggcaccgcgagctgtagacAGAGCCGCGGTCTTTCTTGATTGAGTGGCTTTGGTGACCATGCCACCGCGCTCTTGGGGCAGCCGCCTTGCCGCTAGTGGCCGTGGCCACCCCGTGTCTGCCCGATTAATGCTGCCGTAGCCAGCTTTCCTGATGCACAGTGATACAAATAATGCCACTAAGGGAAAGAGAACAGAAACGTAATGGGCGCTGAGCTGGAAAAACCAGGGAGAAAACTGATTTATTAgagatttcagaaataaaattcacGTTCATTATGATATCTCATTAGTGAAAATTTCCATTAGGGGATTGTAAAgaatttaaagctttttttttttcagtgctatttaattatttcaatatccTCTCatcaaatgtatttaaataacaaaagctcaagcaaaaagaaagaaatatgtaatTCTTTCAGAGTAAAAATCACACCCATAACCTGGCCACTGAGGGCTTGATCAATTCACTTTGAATTTGGCATTAAATACCATTAAGGTAtattaactgattttaaaataagatatattcgtgaccatgtttttaattttcaaaaatgtagcTGCCAGTGTGTGATTATATTTCAGTTGTACAAAATATCTAAACCTATAGCAATGTGATtaataaaaacttaaacatattttCCAGTACCTTAATTCTGTGATAGGAAAATTTTAATCTGAGTATTTTAATTTCATAATCTCTAAAATAGTTTAATGATTTGTCATTGTGTTGCTGTCGTTTACCCCAGCTGATCTCAAAAGTGATAtttaaggagattattttggtCTGCAACAACTTGATAGGACTATTTTAGGGCCTTTTTAAAGCTCTATTAAAACTAACTTACAACGATTCAAAACTGttttaaactatttcaaaatgattttagaGCCTTTTGAAAACtcttttaaacactttttaaactCTATTAAAAGCTAATAAGATaacttgaaataattttcatatCAAATACATTAATTGTTTAATGTTTAAATGCCAGATGAAAAATGTAAAGCTATCAAGAATTCACCCAGATAGGAGTATCTTCATAGCATGTTTTTCCCTACTTATTTTCCAGTGATCACATTATTTTGCTACCATGGTTATTTTAtacaattatctgaaaaaaattagttatgaagattaaaagagaagaaaatattaaacataaaaggTTCAGTCTTTCATGTTGAACTGCTTGGTTAACAGTGaggttagtttaaaaaaaaaaaaaaaactatttctgtTATCAGCTGACTTCTCCCTATCTGTTGACTTCTCCCAGCAAAAgattcttattttacattttaactacTGCTCTCCCACCCAACGGGTGGAATCCCCCAGAGGGGGATTTCCAAGAGGCCACCTGGCAGTTGCTGAGGGTCAGAAGTGAAGCTAGCCACTTCCTCTTAGGCAGGTGGCCAAGATTACAGTTGACCTCTCCTGGTATGGCTGAAAATTGCTGCATATGGTTACAGGCCTTGAGACCTTTGGGAGGGCTTAGAGAGTTGCTGGAACAGTCAGAAGGTGGAGGGGCTGACACCACCCAGGCGCAGAGGCAGGGCTCAGGGCCTGCTCTGCAGGGAGGTTTTAGCCCAGCCCAGCCAAAGTAATCCCAGgaagcctgttatcccagcatagTCCTGGAAGAGGCACAGGGGAAATAAAAGCGGACGGAGGCTTTCCTTGACTCAGCCGCTGCCTGGTCTTCTTCAGACCTGTTCTGAATTCTAAACTCTGAGGGGGTCGGATGACGTGGCCATTCTTTGCCTAAAGCATTGAGTTTACTGCAAGGTCAGAAAAGCATGCAAAGGCCTCAGAATGGCTGCAAAGAGCTCCAACAAAACAATTTAGAACTTTATTAAGGAATAGGGGGAAGCTAGGAAGAAACTCAAAACATCAAGATTTTAAATACGCTTCTTGGTCTCCTTGCTATAATTATCCGGGATAAGCATGCTGTTTTCTGTCTGTCCCTAACATTCCCTGTGATTATCCGCAAACAACACACCCAAGGGCAGAACTTTGTTATTTAAACACCATCCTGTTTGCTTCTTTCCTCAGGAACTGTGGCTGCACCATCTGTCTTCATCTTCCCGCCATCTGATGAGCAGTTGAAATCTGGAACTGCCTCTGTTGTGTGCCTGCTGAATAACTTCTATCCCAGAGAGGCCAAAGTACAGTGGAAGGTGGATAACACCCTCCAATCGGGTAACTCCCAGGAGAGTGTCACAGAGCAGGACAGCAAGGACAACACCTACAGCCTCAGCAGCACCCTGACGCTGAGCAAAGCAGACTACGAGAAACACAAAGTCTACGCCTGCGAAGTCACCCATCAGGGCCTGAGCTCGCCTGTCACCAAGAGCTTCAACAGGGGAGAGTGTTAGAGGGAGAAGTGCCCCAGGCCCCCCACCGGCTCCTCAGTTCCAGCCTGACCCCCTCCCATCCTTTGGCCTCTGACCCTTTTTCCACAGGGGACCTACCCCCATTGCGGTCCTCCAGCTCATCTTTCACCTCACCCCCGTCCTCCTCCTTGGCTTTAATTATGCTAATGTTGGAGGAGAATGAGTAAATAAAGTGAATCTTTGCACCTGtggtttctctctttcctcatttaATAATTGTTATCTGTTGTTTTACCAACTACTCAATTTCTCTTATAAGGGACTAAACATGTAGTTGTCCTAAGGCGCATCACCATTTATAAAAATCACCCTTCATTCTATTTTACCCTATCATCCTCTGCAAGACAGTCCTCCCTCAAACCCACAAGCCTTCTGTCCTCACAGTCCCCTGGGCCATGGTAGGAGAGACTTGCTTCCTTGTTTTCCCCTCCTCAGCAAGCCCTCATAGTCCTTTTTAAGGGTGACAGGTCTTACAGTCATATATCCTTTGATTCAATTCACTGAGAATCAACCAAagcaaatttttcaaaagaagaaacctGCTATAAAGAGAATCATTCATTGCAACATGATATAAAATAACAACACAATAAAAgcaattaaataaacaaacaataggGAAGTGTTTAAGTTCATCATGGTACTTAGACTTAATGGAATGTCATgccttatttacatttttaaacatgtaCTGAGGGACTCCTGTCTGCCAAGGGCCGTATTGAGTACTTTCCACAACCTAATTTAATCCACACTACACTGTGAGATTAAaaacattcattaaaatattcCAAAGGTTCTATAAAGCTGAGAGACAAATATATTCTataactcagcaatcccacttctagatgACTGAGTGTCCCCACCCACCAAAAAACTATGCAAGAATGTTCAAagcagctttatttacaaaagccaaaaattagaaatagccCGATTGTCCAACAATAGAATGAGTTATTAAACTGTGGTATGTTTATACATTAGAATACCCAATGAGGAGAATTGACAAGCTACAACTATACCTACTCACACAGATGAATCtcataaaaataatgttacatAAGAGAAACTCAATGCAAAAGATATGTTCTGTATGTTTTCATCcatataaagttcaaaaccaggtaaaaataaagttagaaatttGGATGGAAATTACTCTTAGCTGGGGGTGGGCGAGTTAGTGCCTGGGAGAAGACAAGAAGGGGCTTCTGGGGTCTTGGTAATGTTCTGTTCCTCGTGTGGGGTTGTGCAGTTATGATCTGTGCACTGTTCTGTATACACATTATGCTtcaaaataacttcacataaagaACATCTTATACCCAGTTAATAGATAGAAGAGGTGGAGAGGAATAAGTAATAGGTCAAGACCATACAGCTGGTAAGTGGGGGGGCCTGGGATCAAATAGCTACCTGCCTAATCCTGCCCTCTTGAGCCCTGAATGAGTCTTCTTTCCAGGGCTCAAGGTGCTCAACAAAACAACAGGCCTGCTATTTTCCTGGCATCTGTGCCCTGTTTGGCTAGCTAGGAGCAcacatacatagaaattaaatgaaaCAGACCTTCAGCAAGGGGACAGAGGACAGAATTAACCTTGCCCAGACACTGGAAACCCATGTATGAACACTCACATGTTTGGGAAGGGGGAAGGGCACATGTAAATGAGGACTCTTCCTCATTCTATGGGGCACTCTGGCCCTGCCCCTCTCAGCTACTCATCCATCCAACACACCTTTCTAAGTACCTCTCTCTGCCTACATTCTGAAGGGGTGCAGGAGTAACTAACACAGCATCCCTTCCCTCAAATGACCGACAATCCCTTTgtcctgctttgtttttctttccagtcAGTACTGGGAAAGTGGGGAAGGACAGTCATGGAAAAACTACATAAGGAAGCACCTTGCCCTTCTGCCTCTTGAGAATGTTGATGATTATCAAATCTTTCAAACTTTGGAGGTTTGAGTAGGGGTGAGACTCAGTAATGTCCCTTCCAATGACATGAACTTGCTCACTCATCCCTGGGGGCCAAATTGAACAATCAAAGGCAGGCATAATCCAGTTATGAATTCAAACCTTTTTCTCAGAAGATAACACTCTGAAGTGAGACCCACCCATAACCTAAGCAAGTGAAGACAGGTGCTGCAGGTGGAATTGTGTCCTTCAAGAAGGTATGCTCAACTCCTTGCTCTTGGTACCCATAAATGGGTCACataaatgtgactttatttggaaatagggtctttgcagaggtaATCAAGTCAAAATTAGGTCATACTGAAATGTTTGTGAGGATGCGGTGAAAATGGATcattcatatattgctggtgggaatataaaatggtatagctaCTCTAGAAAATAGTTGTCAGTTTcttgaaaaactaaacaaaagacacctaccatatgacccaggaaTTGTACTCCTTGGGAATTTACCCCcaggaaataaaaacttatgtccacacagaaCCCATACATGattgttcacagcagctttatttgttgTAGCCAAAGCTAGAAAGAGCCAACCCATCCCTCAATAGGCAACTGGCCTAACAAATTGTAATATATCCATGCCATAGAATACTATgaggcaataaaaaggaatgaagtgttgaTACAGAGAACAACTGGAGTGATTCTGAAGGACTTTctactgagtgaaaaaagccaatctcaaaggGTCACATACCATGTGATTCCTTTTATGTAACATTGTTGAAGTGACAAAATTATAGGGATAGAGAACAGATtctggttgccaggggttagggtgGTGGAGAAAGAAGAGTAGACGAAACTATAAAGGGAGATCTTTGTGATCATGGGATAAATCTGTATCTTGATTGCAGTGGTAGTTGCAGGCATCTAGACATGTGATAAAATGACATAGAACTGTACACACTTATTTTATCAATGTCAAATTCTTGGTTTTAATATCGTACTGTAATTACGTAAGAAGTAACCATCAGGAGAAATTGGGTGCAGGACACATCAGACCTCTGTGCTTTATATCCTGTCTTTGCTACtttctgtgaatctataattatttccaaataattttttttaaactttttttttatgcTGGATCcgagtgggccctaaatccaatgactggtgtccttataagaagaaggagATTGGAGATGCAGTGACACATAGGAAGAAAGCCACGTGACCAAGGAGGCAGAGACCAGAGGGATGCAGCTGAGAGCCAAAGAGCACCAAGGATTGctgggagccaccagaagctggagagGTGTGGGATGGTTTCTCCCCGAGAACCTCCAGAAGACACTAACTCTGCCTGTGCCTTGAATTCAGATTTCTGTCTCCAGACCTATGAcagaataaacttctgttgttttacGGCTcttagtttgtggtactttgttagggCAGACCCAAGAAACTACTACAATGGGGATGGCCAAGAAGACAGCGTACCTCTGAAGGAACTCCCTTCTACACTGATGAGCCATACCCCAGCAAGGGTTCACCTCCCCAGGTGGCTGGCAAAATCCACTCACAGAAATCGGGCTCCACAGGTCTGAGAGTTACTCAAATCCAGAAAGTTCAGGTCAGCATGAGTTAAAAGCCAAGCAGACAAGAGATCTAGCCTGCTTCTCCTGAGACATGGTATGCTTTTGGCTCTGAAAATGAACCTTGGCATGAGAATGCCCTTACTCTGACACGTACAGGCTGTGTGG
This genomic window from Pan troglodytes isolate AG18354 chromosome 12, NHGRI_mPanTro3-v2.0_pri, whole genome shotgun sequence contains:
- the LOC129143237 gene encoding immunoglobulin kappa variable 2-40 isoform X2, with the translated sequence MRLPAQLLGLLMLWVPGSSGDIVMTQAPLSLPVTPGEPASISCRSSQSLLDSDDGNTYLYWYLQKPGQSPQLLIYTLSYRASGVPDRFSGSGSGTDFTLKISRVEAEDVGVYYCMQHIEFPFTFGPGTKVDIKRTVAAPSVFIFPPSDEQLKSGTASVVCLLNNFYPREAKVQWKVDNTLQSGNSQESVTEQDSKDNTYSLSSTLTLSKADYEKHKVYACEVTHQGLSSPVTKSFNRGEC
- the LOC129143237 gene encoding immunoglobulin kappa variable 2-28 isoform X3, which produces MRLPAQLLGLLMLWVSGSSGDIVMTQSPLSLPVTPGEPASISCRSSQSLLHSNRYNYLDWYLQKPGQSPQLLIYLGSNRASGVPDRFSGSGSGTDFTLKISRVEAEDVGVYYCMQALQTPFTFGPGTKVDIKRTVAAPSVFIFPPSDEQLKSGTASVVCLLNNFYPREAKVQWKVDNTLQSGNSQESVTEQDSKDNTYSLSSTLTLSKADYEKHKVYACEVTHQGLSSPVTKSFNRGEC
- the LOC129143237 gene encoding immunoglobulin kappa light chain isoform X4, whose product is MDMRAPAQLLGLLLLWLPDTRCDIQMTQSPSSLSASVGDRVTITCRASQGISNYLAWYQQKPGKVPKLLIYAASTLQSGVPSRFSGSGSGTDFTLTISSLQPEDVATYYCQKYNSAPFTFGPGTKVDIKRTVAAPSVFIFPPSDEQLKSGTASVVCLLNNFYPREAKVQWKVDNTLQSGNSQESVTEQDSKDNTYSLSSTLTLSKADYEKHKVYACEVTHQGLSSPVTKSFNRGEC